GATTCGGACGAGCGTCGCCATCATGGCATTCGGATTTGTGGTGGAAAAATTCTCGCTTTTCGTGAAGCAGATGGGGTACTACCTGGGGAAAGAGGCGGTCCCGCCGGCTCCGGGCTACTCGCAGATCATCGGTATTCTTCTGGTGGTTCTGGGCGTTGTGATGGGGGTGCTCGCCTTCGCACGCTACAAGAACGTGGAAAAACAGATCGACGACGACTCCTACCGGCCTTCGCGCGTCCTGAGC
The Nitrospirota bacterium DNA segment above includes these coding regions:
- a CDS encoding DUF202 domain-containing protein, whose protein sequence is MTLTHDDERPEKIRNRRVHMANERTFLAWIRTSVAIMAFGFVVEKFSLFVKQMGYYLGKEAVPPAPGYSQIIGILLVVLGVVMGVLAFARYKNVEKQIDDDSYRPSRVLSVLLFLSMLAIGAFLILYLIHSM